In the genome of Kluyveromyces marxianus DMKU3-1042 DNA, complete genome, chromosome 1, one region contains:
- the RIM21 gene encoding Rim21p — protein MAVRSRWRFQAPSRTYTSCEGTWLDDGVIVWSKLPGVFEHVKSAFFKSRCFDSSPVYSSFVELQDGCPFLPLIDYDWHRYITEDSYKGPFKYSIYAIVYSVTVNFIITVFLTVIVFINIPTKPSRKASYILKLGALLASMNLWIFVARVSKKTADTYTRYGYVSSNAFLNLLWDDKAFAIIDLVVVFLLQISQLQIVMRFFDRMLERRLVFYFGLFLILLTQLLWVIPTFSPTNENGMDSDIDILPPFVYLFRITLATCYASVVCFHISVKRHVCFRGRMIFLTVLTIATVLLHPAFFIIDVSNVWIDDLSEIFNTTCYLASTVIVLEWTNRTHTMERKIQASSILGRPIYEDEEQNFHFAIYALRMQNAMNSYKIHGNNGENHSVNDEYESINNYNNSNYDDNDHYDDDGGDDGESGSYGGNNGDSIMGNRVEHHDNIERTAHLQDAKGMETVINNNVLSNLSSSSRRSSVSAPTRYDIPIIHSQQGEANITQFKRPETFWNKCHHVLDSIIYYADNIMVNGLAGPKTFDSSNDSSDRMYKVERVRKTIGLDEPENVYLYRKVNVSSGSESVDTELQAQDYSQVGPSNPMPSSSSSYPHN, from the coding sequence ATGGCAGTTCGATCAAGATGGAGGTTCCAAGCTCCATCGCGCACGTACACAAGCTGTGAAGGGACGTGGTTGGACGATGGAGTTATTGTATGGAGTAAGCTACCGGGTGTTTTTGAGCACGTTAAATCTGCGTTTTTCAAAAGTAGGTGTTTCGATAGCTCACCTGTGTATTCGTCGTTTGTTGAATTACAAGATGGGTGTCCATTTCTCCCGTTAATCGATTATGACTGGCACAGGTATATTACGGAGGATAGTTACAAGGGCCCGTTCAAGTATAGCATATACGCTATAGTTTATTCTGTGACGGTGAATTTTATCATCACGGTATTTCTTACGGTGATCGTGTTCATCAATATTCCAACGAAGCCCAGTCGAAAGGCATCTTATATTCTTAAGCTAGGGGCACTGCTAGCGTCCATGAATTTGTGGATATTTGTGGCGAGAGTTTCTAAGAAGACGGCTGATACGTATACACGGTATGGGTATGTTTCGTCTAACgcatttttgaatttgctATGGGATGACAAGGCGTTCGCTATCATCGATTTGGTTGTGGTATTTTTATTGCAAATCAGTCAGTTGCAGATTGTGATGAGATTCTTCGATAGAATGTTGGAAAGGAGATTGGTGTTTTACTTTGGGTTGTTTTTGATCCTTCTCACACAATTGCTTTGGGTGATACCGACGTTCTCTCCAACAAACGAAAATGGAATGGATTCTGACATCGATATTCTTCCACcgtttgtttatttgttcAGGATTACTCTTGCTACGTGCTACGCAAGTGTGGTGTGTTTCCACATATCAGTTAAGAGGCACGTTTGTTTTCGTGGGagaatgatatttttgacCGTGTTGACCATTGCAACAGTTCTTTTACATCCAGcgttcttcatcatcgatGTTTCTAACGTGTGGATCGACGATCTAAGCGAAATATTCAATACAACGTGCTATTTGGCATCTACTGTGATAGTTTTAGAATGGACAAATAGAACGCATACAatggaaaggaaaatacAAGCGTCCAGTATTCTCGGGCGACCTATATACGAGGACGAAGAGCAAAACTTCCACTTTGCAATTTACGCCTTGAGAATGCAAAACGCTATGAACAGCTACAAGATCCATGGTAATAATGGTGAAAATCATAGTGTCAATGATGAGTATGAAAGTATCAATAACTATAATAATTCTAATTATGATGACAATGACCactatgatgatgatggtggTGATGATGGTGAAAGTGGTAGTTACGGTGGAAATAATGGTGACAGTATCATGGGCAATCGTGTGGAACACCATGATAATATTGAAAGGACAGCACACTTACAAGATGCCAAGGGTATGGAGACAGTGATAAATAATAACGTATTGTCAAACCTCAGCTCATCCTCTCGGAGGTCTTCAGTTTCAGCTCCTACCAGGTATGATATACCTATAATACATTCGCAACAAGGAGAGGCTAATATAACTCAATTTAAAAGACCAGAGACGTTTTGGAACAAATGCCATCATGTCCTAGACTCCATAATCTACTACGCTGATAATATTATGGTCAATGGTTTAGCAGGCCCTAAAACGTTTGACTCTAGTAACGACAGCTCTGATAGAATGTATAAAGTAGAGAGGGTGAGGAAAACTATCGGATTGGATGAACCAGAGAATGTGTATTTGTATCGAAAAGTTAACGTATCTTCAGGTTCGGAAAGTGTGGATACAGAATTACAAGCACAAGACTATTCACAGGTCGGGCCCTCCAATCCAATGCCATCATCGAGTAGTTCATATCCTCATAATTAG